From the Rhinatrema bivittatum chromosome 3, aRhiBiv1.1, whole genome shotgun sequence genome, one window contains:
- the GREM2 gene encoding gremlin-2 translates to MHWKLALFPLLVALLLNITEGRKNRPAGAIPSPYKDSSNNSERRPHQPQPHQMKEVLASSQEALVVTERKYLKSDWCKTQPLRQTVSEEGCLSRTIINRFCYGQCNSFYIPRHVKREEEYFQSCAFCMPQKFTSLTVELECPELEPPFQLKKIQKVKQCRCMSVNLSQSDKL, encoded by the coding sequence atgcACTGGAAACTTGCTTTGTTCCCGCTTCTGGTGGCACTGCTATTAAACATAACAGAAGGGAGGAAAAACCGTCCCGCAGGAGCAATCCCTTCGCCTTATAAAGACAGCTCCAACAACTCGGAAAGGAGACCACACCAGCCACAGCCACACCAGATGAAAGAGGTGTTAGCCTCCAGCCAGGAGGCCTTAGTGGTCACCGAGAGAAAGTATTTAAAGAGTGACTGGTGCAaaacacagcccctgaggcagacaGTGAGTGAGGAGGGCTGCCTGAGCCGCACCATCATTAACCGCTTTTGCTATGGGCAGTGCAACTCCTTCTACATTCCTCGGCATGTAAAACGGGAAGAGGAATACTTTCAGTCTTGTGCCTTCTGCATGCCACAGAAATTTACCTCCTTAACTGTAGAACTGGAatgcccagagctggagccaccTTTCCAGCTCAAGAAAATCCAGAAAGTCAAGCAGTGCAGGTGTATGTCGGTGAATCTTAGTCAATCTGACAAATTATAG